In the genome of Chryseobacterium arthrosphaerae, one region contains:
- a CDS encoding DUF7738 domain-containing protein: MTTDFQLTECEALYKNKKLPFGKPVEEWINIFGNKYRNIPDDAKSYYKRYIWDDLGIVVEEEGHNSNNPKKTTKMYIFYSNLTSPAGHKGKLKFAYERESETYLISEYKKNNPSALTKELEQEFIQLKSIGGKEGPDKYIYPYTTYKQSVTIDGAEVRGGMLLKELNKNRKEKDLQIFTFRDDNMDGVNETGSTKGDNGEYWNDNRKNDCGNKQNYYFLNSVQYSDSELEYIKVGYRAKGDDSPYF, from the coding sequence ATGACAACAGATTTTCAACTGACAGAATGTGAAGCTCTATATAAAAATAAAAAACTTCCTTTTGGTAAGCCTGTAGAAGAATGGATTAATATATTTGGAAATAAATACCGTAATATTCCTGATGATGCTAAATCTTATTATAAACGCTATATCTGGGACGATTTGGGAATTGTTGTAGAAGAAGAGGGACATAATAGCAATAACCCCAAAAAGACCACAAAAATGTATATTTTTTATTCTAATCTTACGAGTCCCGCGGGTCATAAAGGAAAATTAAAGTTTGCATATGAAAGAGAATCAGAAACTTATTTAATAAGTGAATATAAAAAGAACAACCCTAGTGCACTTACAAAAGAGCTGGAACAAGAATTTATCCAGTTGAAATCTATAGGTGGAAAAGAAGGCCCTGATAAGTATATTTATCCCTATACGACTTACAAACAATCTGTAACGATAGATGGAGCAGAAGTACGTGGAGGAATGTTATTGAAAGAGTTGAATAAAAACCGTAAGGAAAAAGACCTTCAGATTTTCACTTTCAGGGATGACAATATGGATGGTGTCAATGAAACAGGAAGTACCAAAGGAGATAATGGAGAATATTGGAATGATAACAGAAAAAATGACTGTGGTAACAAGCAAAATTATTATTTCCTCAACAGTGTTCAGTACAGTGATTCTGAATTGGAATATATTAAAGTAGGTTACAGGGCAAAAGGGGATGATAGCCCATATTTTTAA
- a CDS encoding DUF4280 domain-containing protein produces MSEKHLVCQGATCQCKFGTTPDKLTVKTQSKRYINEKDGSKKLMATHVDIGPTFEKNTFGSCKKMNNNPCQAVVTQWSGYYEKIKLEDNNGKALLEDSKATCPVGGPDCITIINHGQTAEASAQNVKNADDEVLAELLPFVNTKSKVKKYIPIN; encoded by the coding sequence ATGAGTGAGAAACATTTGGTTTGCCAGGGAGCTACCTGCCAGTGCAAATTTGGAACAACTCCTGATAAGCTTACCGTAAAAACACAAAGTAAACGCTACATCAATGAGAAGGATGGGAGCAAAAAACTGATGGCTACCCATGTAGATATCGGACCTACTTTTGAGAAAAATACTTTCGGATCCTGCAAAAAAATGAATAATAACCCATGCCAGGCAGTCGTTACCCAATGGAGTGGCTATTATGAAAAAATTAAACTGGAGGATAATAACGGAAAAGCCCTTTTAGAAGACAGTAAAGCCACCTGCCCGGTTGGAGGGCCGGATTGTATTACGATCATCAATCATGGACAGACCGCTGAAGCTTCTGCCCAGAATGTGAAGAATGCGGATGATGAGGTTCTGGCTGAATTGTTACCGTTTGTTAACACTAAAAGTAAGGTGAAAAAATATATTCCAATCAACTAA